The following DNA comes from Desulfovibrio sp..
GCCCTTCGATGCTGAATAAGCTGGTGCCGAGATAACAAACATTAGAGCCATGAGCATTAAAGCGCTTTTCATGTATCACCTCGTTTTGTAAAAGAGAAAGCTTTATAGCCTGCAACGCAATATCATTTCAAGCAAATTTCATGGCTCAAACACACGGTGCCCGATCACTCGTCAAAATCCTCCATGGCCGAGGCTACATCCGCCGCCCTCACCCGCACCGGCTTTTCGCGCAAGGCCACCAGCTTGCCTTCGGCCACCATGTTGTAGATCTGGCGCTCGCTCACGTTCAGGCAGTATGCCGCTTCATCAACCCGCAACGTGTGACGCTTGGAGACCAGCTCCTGGGGCGACAGCATGAATGGCTCATCGACTGGTGGGTAGTTGATCGGCAGGATCGGCGGGAAGCCTGAA
Coding sequences within:
- a CDS encoding helix-turn-helix domain-containing protein — protein: MSKNLIKHVVRLVNDGWRPYDAEPKPEVYDRLSCPHVNDKPHKRPYWFTRGDIFCCISCERACSLVRPSGFPPILPINYPPVDEPFMLSPQELVSKRHTLRVDEAAYCLNVSERQIYNMVAEGKLVALREKPVRVRAADVASAMEDFDE